From Corynebacterium pseudotuberculosis:
CATCTGAGGAACCAGCCATCCTAATCAGGAGAATAGGTCGTTCCTTAAGAGAACCAGGTAAGACCGACGCAGCGAGTGTGTCCACAAAGTGGTCTGCGCTGCTTGCTTGTGCTGCCTGGATATCTGCACGTTCGCGAGCCTCGTTGCGCTCTTTTTCCAGAGTAAATCTTTGTTGGCCGCTCCCGCCAGACAGGTTCGGAGATAAAACATAGGTGCCCAAGCCGAGTCCTATGGCCAAGCCGAAGGCAAGACCTGCGGTAACTGCCGCCGAATGACCAGATTTCCGTGCCATATTCCGCTTTCCTCCTAGGAGCTATTTGAACAACCCTTGGAAGGCCAAGGCAATGTTATTCCACGTATCAATGAGGTTTTGCGTAAAACTTCCATCGCCGGCTGTGCCTGCGATTACAACAACTGCCGCAATAGCCACTAAAACCCCGAGTATCGCCCACAGCCAAGCAATGCTTCCGCCAGAGCGGACCGTGTAAAGCTTCTCAATGGCCTCAGAGTCTACGAGCCTCGCACCAATTTTTACTCTTGTAAGGAGTGCAGCTGGCGTAGCATAGGTCCGCTCAGAGAAGATCGATTCCAAATCAAAGTGAGCCCCACAGCTAACAATCAAGTCTGCACCGTGGAAATCAGCAAGCAAAAGCGCCAGGTCGGTAGCAGTATCTACCGACGTTGGGAAAGTCATCGCACCGATGCCTAAATCTTGGATGCGCTCCAGCCCTAAGGCATGTCCGTCCGGCTCCGCAGGCAATATGACGCGCGCGCCACTTCTTAGCGCTTCCGCTCCCACGCCCGAAGGGTCACCAACTATATAATCAGGCTTATATCCAAGTTCCACGAGTGTATCTGCGGCAGAATCCACGCCAATCAATACTGGCTCATACTCACGGATAAAATTACGTAGATTTTTGACCTGCCCACGGTGCTGCGGACCAGGACTTACCACAAGGACTTTCTTTCCCCTCAGATTCGCCCCAGTGTCTGGTACACCTAGGCCATCAATAAGGAGTGGAGCCTCAGCATGAATAAATTGGATGGTGTTGCCAAAATATGCTTCCATCCGTTCTACAAGTGACTGCTGCGCGTCAACAAACTGTGCTTCTGCACGCACTGTATCAAGAACAGAACCTGAGGCAATAAGCTTCTCGCCATAAAAAAGTTGGCCATCTTGCGTTAGTCGAGCTTTCTTGCCGTCTTTAAGAGTCGTCCAAATGTCCACACCGACGCCTTCAACAAGAAGGATCCCCGCATCAAGCAGCATCTGCGGACCAAAGTTCGGAATAACGCCGGTGGAAAACTGCCCAGTGTTCACAACAGCTGCAGGTTTCGCTTCTATCAGTTCTTGGGCCAGAGGCCGAGAAATATCGGGGGCATCAATAACTGCGATATCCCCTTTGCTCAGACGTCTAAAGCCTTTTCCTCGCGACGAGCAGTCGCGTGTCACTGCATGAAGGCCTGGAAGGTCAGCGGATCGAGAGAACAGACTCATGGGTTGCATTGTCCAATGAAAACTTCTTAACCCGGTGAGGCGCGCGGAAGATTATCAAAGAATAAAGGAAGAAATATGACTTTTCTTCAATTTATCCCTTTTCAGCTCTCCACTCCAGGATCTCTGACCTAGCTTTATTTAATAATTCCGCCGCATGAGCCCGGCCGCTTTCTGTGTTTTCAAGGCCGGCGAGCATACGGGAAAGTTCTTCAACACGCCGATCATCGCTAAGATTTTCAACTCCCGAAGCAACAGAAACATCACCTACATTTTTAGCTACATGCAGGTGCGTATCAGCGTATGCAGCTACTTGAGCCAGATGCGTTACAACAATAACCTGGTTCCATTGAGCAAGCTTTGCTAACCTACGGCCAATCTCTACTGCGGCACGGCCCCCCACTCCCGCATCAACCTCATCAAAAACAAGCGTTGTTCCTCGAGCACCCGCAGAAAGAATCACCTCCAGCGCCAACATCACGCGGGACAATTCTCCGCCAGATGCAGAAGACGCAAGTGGTCGTGGATCCGTTTGAGAATTCGGAGCTAGCCGAAATTCAATCGAGTCGGTACCGTACATACTAAGGCCAGTATGTTGAATATCAACCGAGAAAATAGCCTTAGGCATGGATAGCCCTTGTATTTCTTCTGTGACTTTAAGACTCAGTTTTTTAGCTGCTTTAGATCTAGCTTGAGATAACTTTTTATTAGCAGCATCTAGCTTCTTAGCAGCGCGAGAAACTGAACGTTTAAGTTCTTCCAGCGCTTCCGGAGATACATCAATAGACTCCAGTTTTTCTTCAGCTTTCATGCGCCACCGCAGCACGCCTTCAATGTCCGGAGCATATTTACGGGTCAAGGCCTTCAATGCTTGTTGACGCTGAAGAGATTGCTCTAATTGGTCTGCATCCATAGGCAGCTCGCTCAAGTATTTTCCCAATTCTCCCGACAGCTCCGCAAGGATTGTAGTGACTTGGTCTAGTTGCTCAGCGATCCCTCTTAATACTGGATCTGAGCTATTTTGCACTGCAGAAAAAGCTTGTCCCACTAAATCAGAGGCGGCAACGGCGTCACTGCCCTCATACCCACCGAACTCGCTGAGAGCCTCCGCTCCGTCGATAGCCCCCAATGCCGTAGCGGCTTGTTCTCTAAGCTCATCTACGTCTTGCAATCTACGAATGAGGGATTGGATCGCAGCGTCTTCCCCAGGCTGCGGATCAATATCAGAAATCTCCTTGATGGCAAACTCTAGTCGATCTACCTCTTGAGCGAGTTCCATTCTTGATTTAAGACGGCCTTGATAGTCCCTATCAAGCTTCCTCCAGTTTTTAAAAGCATGGGCACATTCTTCCGCCAAAGGAGCTATAGCTGGATCAAACCGATCTAAAGCGTCCCGTTGCCGATCCGAGTTTAAAAGTCTTAATTGATCGTTTTGTCCATGAATCGTAAGTAGTTCGGCAGAAAAATCCGAAAGACTAGCAGCGGGGACAGCTCGTCCGCCTAAATACGCTTTAGAGCGCCCTTGAGCGCTCACGGTACGCGACGCAATAACCTCCCCATTTTCATCTAGAATCCCTCCTACTGAATCGACAATCTCACGTCCATGCTCCGCGATAGTTCCGCTGACGCCATCCAGGACAAAACGTCCCTCCACTGCGGCACGATCCGCCCCCGAACGTACACGTTGCGCATCAGCCCGACCGCCCGTGAGCAACCTTAAACCGGTTACAACCATTGTTTTACCCGCACCGGTCTCGCCTGTAAGGACAGTCAGTCCACCGCTCAGCTCAAGTGAAGCGTGAGGTATCGCACCGAGGTTTTCAATGGCAATGTCTGCAAGCATGTTCACATACTACATCAAACACCCCAGTCTGTGCGAACACTCGTTCTATTAAAGGAGGTTATTTTTAGGAATCAGGGCAATTTTTTTCCAGTAATCGAACATTTGATGGACCGCGCCACCCCTCAACAGGAAGTCGAAGCTTAGACACCAACCGGTCTGCGAAAGGCAGGTTATCTAGTCTCACCCATTTAACAGAGCGCTGCCCTTTGCGGGCCTCAGTTCGTGCGCCCGGTGGTACTGCGATTGAACGAAATCCGTCCATTACTGCCATCGCGGGGAAAGAATGGGGCTTAGATTCCACGGCAACCAAAGAGTGTGGGCTAACAACCAAGGGCTTAGTAAAGAGCGCATGCGCATTATTGGGTACCACTACGATTGCATCAAGTTCAGGCCATAAAACAGGACCACCAGCAGAAAAAGCATAAGCAGTAGAACCTGTTGGAGTGGATATGATCACACCGTCGCAGCCAAAAGAGCTTACGGGACGCTCATCCACTTCTAGCGTTGCATCGAGCACGCCGCGCCTGTTGGTGTTCTCAATGCTTACCTCATTCAGTGCCCATCCTCTCTCTAAAAGTTTTCCTTCTTGATCGCGTACTTCAATATCCAATGTCATTCGTTCTTCAACGCGGTAGTCTCCTCGCATAACACGATGTACGGCCTCATCAAGAGAGTCCTTCTCCCATTCAGCCAAAAAACCTACGTGTCCAAGATTGATTCCGAGAACTGGAAGGTCGGCCGCGTGCGCGAGATCGGCCGCCCGTAAGAATGTCCCATCTCCGCCTAAAACCAAAATAAGTTCTACGCCGCTTGTCGCCTCTAAGGAATGCGTCACCCTTTCGAATTGGCTCAACACTGGATGGCTAGCTACCGTAGTGTCCGCCTCAGGCACCAAAATACGAACCGCGATCTCAGCATCGTGAAGGAGTTCAGCGGCAAGAGCTGCAGTGGCCACGTTAGAATCGCGGCCGGTATGAGGGACGAGCAAAATAAGCCGTTTATCAGAACTATTCAACACGTTCATTGCGGTCCTTCCATAACAGCCTTATGGATCATTGAACGCAGCGTATCTGAATCCGCAGCCGTTTTACCGCCGTCTTTTTTTAGCCATAAGAAAAATTCGACGTTCCCGGAAGGACCTGGCAACGGAGATGCCACCGCATCTAACAAGCTCAGCCCCAGACTTTGTGCAAACTCAGCGACCTCCACCGTTACGTCTTCTCGCAGCTGTGGATCACGCACCACACCACCGCTTCCAAGGCGTTGCTTACCTACCTCAAACTGAGGTTTGACCATGGGAAGTAAATCTGCGCCATCGGCAAGACAAGCCACGATAGCCGGCAATGTGAGCTTCAAAGAGATAAAAGAAAGATCTCCGACCATCAAATCACATGGGCCTTGGATGGCTTCTATGTCTAAGTTTCGTATATTCGTCCGGTCTAAAACAAGCACTCGATCATCATTTTGCAAACGCCATATGAGCTGACCGTATCCAACGTCTACGGCTACAACTTGAGAGGCTTTACGACGCAAAAGCACATCGGTGAAACCGCCCGTTGATGCCCCTGCATCCAAAGCTTTCTTGTTTTCAACAGTCAAGCCTTTGGGTTGAAAAGCATCAAGAGCTCCGAGCAGCTTATGTGCTCCACGGGACGCCCAATCGTCGATAGCTGATTGCTCAACCCGTATCGAGACTTCTGGTTCCACTTGCGTCGCTGGCTTAGTGGCCAAGATCCCCTGGACATACACTTGTCCGCTACGGATCATCTCCACAGCATGCTCACGCGAACGCGCAATTTTACGATGCACCAGCTCAGCATCAAGGCGTTTTCGAGAAGCCACTTACAGTCAAACCTTCCTACGGTAAAAATTACTGAAGCGCACTGTGAAGGACTTCATGCGCACGAGCTAAAAGTTCAGATTCGGTTGCGAGGTCGTTCGGGACCTCCGATAATATTTTCTCTAATTCGCTCCTGACCTCATCCGGGCTTATCTTTTGAGCACGAGGATCATGAGGTTTCGGTGTTTCTGCCATTGATCACTCCCATTCTAAAAGCACACGCCCAGCATGCTCACCACGGGTAAGTAGCTCTCCATTCCAAGCATCATGTTCCCAAGCTATAGCAGCTACCGTACGTAACGCCTCCATGTGAGTTGAAGTCGATGCCCCACCGCTTAACTCAATATCGTTACCGCGCCAAACTGCCCGAAAATCTCCTTGTTCCCCAGGTACAAGTTTTTGAGGCTCTTCAAACAGATCAGATAAGTCTAAGCCTAGGTATGTTGGTCGTTCACTAGCAATGGCACGTAGCAGATCCCAATGCTTAGATACGCCGGTCATTACATGAAGGGTCGCTATATCTGCAGCTACGCCTCCCGCAATGTCAGTATTTAAACGATCCCCAATAGCTAACGGCTTAGAGACCCCCAAGCGCTGAGCTGCTGTGTTAAACATCGCAGCTTCCGGTTTACCAGCAGAAACAGGGCGTGCTCCCGTTGCATGAGCAATAGCTGCAACCATTGATCCGTTTCCCACGCACAACCCGCGTTCAGTTGGTAGGGTCGAGTCTAAATTCGATACAAAGTAGCGAGCGCCATTCCTGATAGACATGGCGGCTTCAGAAAGTTCTGCCCACCCGGTTTTAGGATTATGGCCATGGAATACAGCACGTGGTTTTTCTTCAGCAGACAATGCCACTGTATAACCAGCGTTCCGTGCTAGTTCTTTAAAAGAATCGGTTCCAAGCACGTACACGATATCGCCAGGCTGCAGGTGCTCTGCGGCAAGGTCGATTGCTGCTTGGGCTGAAGTTACCACGTCCTCGGGATCAGCCTCAATACCGATTAGACTAAGCATCTCGGCCACAGCGCTAGGGCCACGAGACGCGTTGTTGGTGATAAATGCTACAGGCAGCGTATTTTTTTCAAACGCCTCTACCGCCATAGGCAATGCCCTGCCTCCTTCCCAGACGGTTCCGTCAAGGTCAAAGAACAGAGCATCATGATGCTGGAGTAAAGACATGCCCTCCAGCTTAGTTCACATTGATAGAAGCAAATAATTAGGTGTTAAGCGAGCTCCTCCAAACGTTCGCTCGCGTCCGTGTAACCATCCACATCCTGTTTTTCTGCGATTGCAAACCACTCTTTAGCATCCGATTCCCGTCCTGCAGCTAGCAACGCATTGGCATATGCGTAAGACAAGCGCACTGCTCCCAGACCGGTCCCTGCAGCATCAGGATTCTCACGCTGCAAAATAACGACTGCTGCATCAGGCTGGTCTAAATCCAGACGTGCGCCTGCCACTACGATCGCAAGTTCGATCCGAGTCTCTACGTCCAATGATGCTGGGTCTTCATCTCGAGCAAGCTCGATAGCTTTTTCCGGGCGACCAAGTCCTCTCTCACAGTCAGCCATAACCGCTATGAGTCCAGGGCCTCCACTCATGCGACGCGCAGCTCGCAACTCAGCGAGAGCTTCTTTCCACTCTCCGGCGTGATAAGCGGCAATGCCACAGGTCTCTCGAACAACCGCTATGCGTCCAGCACGATCTTTTGCTGCACGCGCATGATTCAAGGCAAGCTGTGGATCATCTGCCATCCATGTAGCCGCCATAATCATATGCTTAGCCACTGCGTTCGCATTATCTTTGGCTAAAACCTTAAGGTCTTGCAACACCATAGGATCCAGATCGCGCACATCAATATCATCCGGCAGATCCGGCTCATTCACACGATTATTGATGCGCTCTTCACGGTAACCTGGTCGAATTGGCCCACGCTGTTGTTTATTACGATCAACTCCGCCGCGTTGCGAATGCCGACGCTCCCCGTTCCGTTCGCTATACGGTCGAGAAGAACGGTCCCCGTCTCCACGCCGGTATTCTGAGCGCCCACCACGTTTAGGCTCTCCGCTGCGGCGTTCACCAGTCTTCCAGTCTTTACGACGGTCTTCTTGGCGGGGGACTCTTCTATCGTCATCCCACTTCGGGCGTTGCCGACGGTCATCACGGCGTTCCTCAGAACGTTTACCTCGATCGCCAAAACGCTCCTTACGATCTCTATCGTAGGGTCGCCCGGACTTACGATCGTTCTCATCCCTGCGTCGCCCGTAGCTTTCTCGACGTCCGTCACTCTGGCTTCCAGGGCGTCGATTGCTTCCCTCATGTCGATCATTACGACCCCACGAGCTCTCACCACGACGTTCCCGTTCACCACCTTGACGGCGGCCATCGCGAGACTTAAAGCCGCGTTGCGAGCGGCCTTCACGGGAATGAGAATCAGCCATAAAAATCCTTTATTAAAATGCGGAAATAGGGTGTGTGTAACGTAGAAGAAGAAAAACCTCCTCCTACATAACACACACCCTATATAACCACTCTTTGTTATCAAGTTTTGTGGTTGGCGGCGACCTACTCTCCCACACCCTCCCAGGTGCAGTACCATCAGCGCAATCGGGCTTAGCTTCCGGGTTCGGAAAGGGACCGGGCGTACCCCCGACACAATAACCACCAACACATCCATACAACACAACACATCACATGTCATGTCAGACACTGCACAGTGAACACAAGCAACAACACAAACACTCTTTTTTCAAACGCTCCAGGCACAACACATCCACACACAAATGGTTGTTTATCGGTAAATTAGTACCAGTCACCTCCAAGTGTTACCACTCTTCCAGATCTGGCCTATCAACCCCCTCGTCTCGAGGGAACCTCAAAAGAAACCTCATCTTAAAACAGGCTTCCCGCTTAGATGCTTTCAGCGGTTATCCCTTCCGTACGTAGCCAACCAGCCCTGCCACTGGCGTGACAACTGGCACACTAGAGGTACGTCCGTCCCGGTCCTCTCGTACTAGGGACAGCCTTCTTCAAGTTTCAACGCGCACGGCGGATAGAGACCGAACTGTCTCACGACGTTCTAAACCCAGCTCGCGTGCCGCTTTAATGGGCGAACAGCCCAACCCTTGGGACCTACTCCAGCCCCAGGATGCGACGAGCCGACATCGAGGTGCCAAACCATCCCGTCGATATGGACTCTTGGGGAAGATCAGCCTGTTATCCCCGGGGTACCTTTTATCCGTTGAGCGACACCACTTCCACAAGTAGGTGCCGGATCACTAGTCCCGACTTTCGTCCCTGCTCGACCTGTCAGTCTCACAGTCAAGCTCCCTTGTGCACTTACACTCACCACCTGATTGCCAACCAGGCTGAGGGAACCTTTGGGCGCCTCCGTTACATTTTAGGAGGCAACCGCCCCAGTTAAACTACCCACCAGGCACTGTCCCCAACCCAGATCATGGGCCAAGGTTAAGGTGCTCAATCCGATCAGAGTGGTATTTCAACTTGCGACTCCACCACACCTAGCGGCGCAGTATCACAGTCTCCCACCTATCCTACACAAACCGAACCAAACACCAATACCAAGCTATAGTGAAGGTCCCGGGGTCTTTTCGTCCTGCCGCGCGTAACGAGCATCTTTACTCGTACTGCAATTTCACCGGGCCTGTGGTTGAGACAGCAGGGAAGTCGTTACGCCATTCGTGCAGGTCGGAACTTACCCGACAAGGAATTTCGCTACCTTAGGATGGTTATAGTTACCACCGCCGTTTACTGGGGCTTAAATTCTCCGCTTCGACCCCCAAAAGAGATCTAACAGGTCCTCTTAACCTTCCAGCACCGGGCAGGCGTCAGTCCGTATACATCAACTTCCACGTTTTCGCACGGACCTGTGTTTTTAATAAACAGTCGCTTCCCTCTATTCTCTGCGACCACCATCAGCTCCATCAGTCTGTCACCAACAATGGTCCCCCTTCTCCCGAAGTTACGGGGGCATTTTGCCGAGTTCCTTAACCACAGTTCACCCGATCGCCTTAGTATTCTCTACCTGACCACCTGTGTCGGTTTAGGGTACGGGCCATAATGACACTCGCTAGAGGCTTTTCTCGACAGTACAGGATCACCAACATCCCCAAAAAAGGGTACGCATCACGCCTCACCCTTACAAGCAGCACGGATTTACCTATGCCACGGGCCACACGCTTACACCACAATCCAATAAGTGGCTCGGCTACCTCACTGCGTCACCCCATCACTTGGCTACTACCAACGAAGGTCCCACGCACAACCACACACACCCACACAAAGTATGAACACATGCAATTAATGGGCGGTTAGTACCACTGATTCACCACTTGTCGCATCACCACGGGTACCAGAATATCAACTGGTTATCCATCGACTACGCCTGTCGGCCTCGCCTTAGGTCCCGACTCACCCTGGGAAGATTAGCTTAACCCAGGAACCCTTAGTCATCCGGCGGAAAAGTTTTCCACTTTTCATTCGTTACTCATGCCTGCATTCTCACTCGCACACACTCCACACCCGGTCACCCAAATGCTTCACCACATGCACGACGCTCCCCTACCCAACCAACAAAAAGTTGACTGCCGCGGCTTCGGCGGTGTACTTGAGCCCCACTACATTGTCGGCGCAGAACCACTCGACCAGTGAGCTATTACGCACTCTTTCAAGGATGGCTGCTTCTAAGCCAACCTCCTGGCTGTCTTCGCGATCCCACATCCTTTTCCACTTAGTACACCCTTAGGGGCCTTAACCGGCGATCTGGGCTGTTTCCCTCTCGACCAACGGAGCTTATCCCCCGCAGTCTCACTGCCACGCTATAACATTACCGGCATTCGGAGTTTGGCTGACATTGCTAAGATTGTAGTCCCGCTCAACCAACCAGTAGCTCTACCTCCAGCAAGAAACACGCAACGCTGCACCTAAATGCATTTCGGGGAGAACCAGCTATCACGGAGTTTGATTGGCCTTTCACCCCTACCCACAGCTCATCCCCTCAGTTTTCAACCTAAGTGGGTTCGCGCCTCCACAAAGTCTTACCTCTGCTTCACACTGGCCATGGGTAGATCACCCCGCTTCGGGTCCAGGACATGCCACTAACAACACCCTCGTTAGGATTCGCTTTCGCTACGGCTACCCACCAAAAGGTTAACCTCGCGACATGCCGCTGACTCGCAGGCTCATTCTTCAAAAGGCACGCCATCACCCCACAAAAAAGGCTCTGACGGATTGTAAGCACACGGTTTCAGGTACTATTTCACTCCCCTCCCGGGGTACTTTTCACCATTCCCTCACGGTACTCATCCGCTATCGGTCATCACAAGTATTTAGGCTTACCGGGTGGTCCCGGCAGATTCACAGCAGATTCCACGAGCCCGCTGCTACTCGGGGACATGCACAACCAGCGCACACATGCTTTCACGTACAGGACTCTCACCTTCTACGGCAGGCGTTCCCACACCACTTCCGCTAACACATGCACAAACCAGCAAAAAGATGGCAGCCTTTTCACGCACACACCCCACAACACCACACACGCAACCCCTGCCAGGTATCACACGCACATGGTTTAGCCTCATCCACGTTCGTTCGCCACTACTAACGGAATCACAATTGTTTTCTTCTCCTACGGGTACTGAGATGTTTCACTTCCCCGCGTAAACCCCCACAACAGCTATGAATTCACTGAAGGGTAACCACACATAACTGCAGCCAGGTTTCCCCATTCGGACACCCTCGGATCAACGCTCTATTGGCAACTCCCCGAGGCCTATCGCGGCCTTACACGTCCTTCATCGGCTCATAATGCCAAGGCATCCACCGTGTGCCCTTAAAAAACAACACACAAATATGCAAACAAAAAATACCAAGAACTAAAAAGAATAAAGATTATTACTCGCGTCCACTATACAGTTCTCACACAACACAACCACCCACCACACCAACAACAACCCACACAGGATCACCACCAGCACAACAAGCAGCCACAAGAATCAACACCACAGTGCATCATCCCAGACACCCAACAGCATGCCAACACAACAAACAACACTTCCCACAATCAACACAACACACAACAACACACCATCACACAACCATGCACAGCCACCAACTGTTAGCAGCACACAATCACACACAACACCGATCCACCCGGATTAAAAAAATAAACAACAAACACCAACCAGTGCCCATTGAAAAACAAAAACTCCTTAGAAAGGAGGTGATCCAGCCGCACCTTCCGGTACGGCTACCTTGTTACGACTTCGTCCCAATCGCCGATCCCACCTTCGACCACTCCCCCCAGAAACTGGTTGGGCCATGGGCTTCGGGTGTTACCAACTTTCATGACGTGACGGGCGGTGTGTACAAGGCCCGGGAACGTATTCACCGCAGCGTTGCTGATCTGCGATTACTAGCGACTCCGACTTCATGGGGTCGAGTTGCAGACCCCAATCCGAACTGAGGCCGGCTTTCAGCGATTCGCTCACCCTCACAGGCTCGCAACGCGTTGTACCGACCATTGTAGCATGTGTGAAGCCCTGGACATAAGGGGCATGATGATTTGACGTCATCCCCACCTTCCTCCGAGTTAACCCCGGCAGTCTCTCATGAGTCCCCACCATCACGTGCTGGCAACATAAGACAAGGGTTGCGCTCGTTGCGGGACTTAACCCAACATCTCACGACACGAGCTGACGACAACCATGCACCACCTGTATACAAACCACAAGGGAAAACGTATCTCTACGCCGATCTTGTATATGTCAAGCCCAGGTAAGGTTCTTCGCGTTGCATCGAATTAATCCACATGCTCCGCCGCTTGTGCGGGCCCCCGTCAATTCCTTTGAGTTTTAGCCTTGCGGCCGTACTCCCCAGGCGGGGCGCTTAATGCGTTAGCTACGGCACGAAAGTCGTGGAAGACCCTCACACCTAGCGCCCACCGTTTACGGCATGGACTACCAGGGTATCTAATCCTGTTCGCTCCCCATGCTTTCGCTCCTCAGCGTCAGTTACTGCCCAGAGACCTGCCTTCGCCATCGGTGTTCCTCCTGATATCTGCGCATTCCACCGCTACACCAGGAATTCCAGTCTCCCCTACAGCACTCAAGTTATGCCCGTATCGCCTGCACGCCCGGAGTTAAGCCCCGGAATTTCACAGACGACGCGACAAACCACCTACGAGCTCTTTACGCCCAGTAATTCCGGACAACGCTCGCACCCTACGTATTACCGCGGCTGCTGGCACGTAGTTAGCCGGTGCTTCTTATACAGGTACCGTCACAAAAAGCTTCGTCCCTGTCGAAAGAGGTTTACAACCCGAAGGCCGTCATCCCTCACGCGGCGTCGCTGCATCAGGCTTGCGCCCATTGTGCAATATTCCCCACTGCTGCCTCCCGTAGGAGTCTGGGCCGTATCTCAGTCCCAATGTGGCCGTCCACCCTCTCAGGCCGGCTACCCGTCGACGCCTTGGTAGG
This genomic window contains:
- the steA gene encoding putative cytokinetic ring protein SteA, whose product is MQPMSLFSRSADLPGLHAVTRDCSSRGKGFRRLSKGDIAVIDAPDISRPLAQELIEAKPAAVVNTGQFSTGVIPNFGPQMLLDAGILLVEGVGVDIWTTLKDGKKARLTQDGQLFYGEKLIASGSVLDTVRAEAQFVDAQQSLVERMEAYFGNTIQFIHAEAPLLIDGLGVPDTGANLRGKKVLVVSPGPQHRGQVKNLRNFIREYEPVLIGVDSAADTLVELGYKPDYIVGDPSGVGAEALRSGARVILPAEPDGHALGLERIQDLGIGAMTFPTSVDTATDLALLLADFHGADLIVSCGAHFDLESIFSERTYATPAALLTRVKIGARLVDSEAIEKLYTVRSGGSIAWLWAILGVLVAIAAVVVIAGTAGDGSFTQNLIDTWNNIALAFQGLFK
- the recN gene encoding DNA repair protein RecN, coding for MLADIAIENLGAIPHASLELSGGLTVLTGETGAGKTMVVTGLRLLTGGRADAQRVRSGADRAAVEGRFVLDGVSGTIAEHGREIVDSVGGILDENGEVIASRTVSAQGRSKAYLGGRAVPAASLSDFSAELLTIHGQNDQLRLLNSDRQRDALDRFDPAIAPLAEECAHAFKNWRKLDRDYQGRLKSRMELAQEVDRLEFAIKEISDIDPQPGEDAAIQSLIRRLQDVDELREQAATALGAIDGAEALSEFGGYEGSDAVAASDLVGQAFSAVQNSSDPVLRGIAEQLDQVTTILAELSGELGKYLSELPMDADQLEQSLQRQQALKALTRKYAPDIEGVLRWRMKAEEKLESIDVSPEALEELKRSVSRAAKKLDAANKKLSQARSKAAKKLSLKVTEEIQGLSMPKAIFSVDIQHTGLSMYGTDSIEFRLAPNSQTDPRPLASSASGGELSRVMLALEVILSAGARGTTLVFDEVDAGVGGRAAVEIGRRLAKLAQWNQVIVVTHLAQVAAYADTHLHVAKNVGDVSVASGVENLSDDRRVEELSRMLAGLENTESGRAHAAELLNKARSEILEWRAEKG
- a CDS encoding NAD kinase; this encodes MNVLNSSDKRLILLVPHTGRDSNVATAALAAELLHDAEIAVRILVPEADTTVASHPVLSQFERVTHSLEATSGVELILVLGGDGTFLRAADLAHAADLPVLGINLGHVGFLAEWEKDSLDEAVHRVMRGDYRVEERMTLDIEVRDQEGKLLERGWALNEVSIENTNRRGVLDATLEVDERPVSSFGCDGVIISTPTGSTAYAFSAGGPVLWPELDAIVVVPNNAHALFTKPLVVSPHSLVAVESKPHSFPAMAVMDGFRSIAVPPGARTEARKGQRSVKWVRLDNLPFADRLVSKLRLPVEGWRGPSNVRLLEKNCPDS
- a CDS encoding TlyA family RNA methyltransferase, which translates into the protein MASRKRLDAELVHRKIARSREHAVEMIRSGQVYVQGILATKPATQVEPEVSIRVEQSAIDDWASRGAHKLLGALDAFQPKGLTVENKKALDAGASTGGFTDVLLRRKASQVVAVDVGYGQLIWRLQNDDRVLVLDRTNIRNLDIEAIQGPCDLMVGDLSFISLKLTLPAIVACLADGADLLPMVKPQFEVGKQRLGSGGVVRDPQLREDVTVEVAEFAQSLGLSLLDAVASPLPGPSGNVEFFLWLKKDGGKTAADSDTLRSMIHKAVMEGPQ
- a CDS encoding HAD-IIA family hydrolase; translation: MSLLQHHDALFFDLDGTVWEGGRALPMAVEAFEKNTLPVAFITNNASRGPSAVAEMLSLIGIEADPEDVVTSAQAAIDLAAEHLQPGDIVYVLGTDSFKELARNAGYTVALSAEEKPRAVFHGHNPKTGWAELSEAAMSIRNGARYFVSNLDSTLPTERGLCVGNGSMVAAIAHATGARPVSAGKPEAAMFNTAAQRLGVSKPLAIGDRLNTDIAGGVAADIATLHVMTGVSKHWDLLRAIASERPTYLGLDLSDLFEEPQKLVPGEQGDFRAVWRGNDIELSGGASTSTHMEALRTVAAIAWEHDAWNGELLTRGEHAGRVLLEWE